The following proteins are encoded in a genomic region of Actinomadura sp. NAK00032:
- a CDS encoding NADH-quinone oxidoreductase subunit C — protein sequence MTTTADDIDPARLPERAAALLDEGYRLALAAAHEDPDGLRAVYLFTAPGPDRRAELHVRLGRDDPAVPSLAAISFPAGRFEREMHDLYGVVPTGHPLPRRLVRHHHWPRGWYPMRADAGPPPPFGDPAGPYPFVRVDGPGVYEIPVGPVHAGMIEPGHFRFSVVGESILKLKARLWFVHKGLEALFRGRPPGDALPLAERVSGDTTVGHTLAFCLAVEDATGCAVSPGVQRRRALLLELERLYNHVTDLGALCNDVGHSILNAQFGRIREQLLRLNADVTGHRLLRGGVLLGGAVLRAVPDPAALGAIGAEVAELAGLALGHTVVADRFTGTAPLPTAAARDLGALGPVARASGVDADARRDHPFTDLRPALTVPTAGTGDVLARFQIRVREIAASIEIVRDLAYAMNPGLVSAWPPTTRPRRAAGVGIVEGWRGAIVHRVELAPDGTLTRVKIVDPSFLNWPALPVALSGTIVPDFPLVNKSFNLSYAGNDL from the coding sequence ATGACCACGACCGCCGACGACATCGACCCCGCCCGGCTGCCCGAGCGCGCCGCCGCCCTCCTGGACGAGGGGTACCGCCTCGCCCTGGCCGCCGCCCACGAGGACCCGGACGGCCTCCGCGCCGTCTACCTGTTCACCGCGCCCGGCCCGGACCGGCGCGCCGAACTGCACGTCCGCCTCGGCCGCGACGACCCGGCCGTGCCGAGCCTCGCCGCGATCAGCTTCCCCGCCGGACGGTTCGAACGGGAGATGCACGACCTGTACGGGGTCGTCCCGACCGGCCATCCGCTGCCGCGCCGGCTCGTCCGGCACCACCACTGGCCGCGCGGCTGGTACCCGATGCGCGCCGACGCCGGGCCGCCGCCCCCGTTCGGCGACCCCGCGGGCCCCTACCCGTTCGTCCGGGTCGACGGGCCCGGCGTGTACGAGATCCCGGTCGGGCCGGTGCACGCCGGGATGATCGAACCGGGGCACTTCCGGTTCTCCGTCGTCGGCGAGAGCATCCTCAAGCTGAAGGCGCGGCTCTGGTTCGTCCACAAGGGACTGGAGGCGCTGTTCCGCGGGCGCCCGCCGGGCGACGCGCTGCCGCTGGCCGAACGCGTCAGCGGCGACACCACCGTCGGCCACACCCTCGCCTTCTGCCTCGCCGTCGAGGACGCCACCGGGTGCGCCGTGTCACCCGGCGTGCAGCGCAGGCGCGCCCTCCTGCTCGAACTCGAACGCCTCTACAACCACGTGACCGACCTCGGCGCGCTCTGCAACGACGTCGGCCACTCCATCCTGAACGCCCAGTTCGGACGTATCCGCGAGCAGCTGCTCAGGCTCAACGCCGACGTGACCGGCCACCGGCTACTGCGCGGCGGGGTGCTGCTCGGCGGCGCCGTCCTGCGCGCCGTGCCCGATCCCGCGGCGCTGGGGGCCATCGGCGCCGAGGTCGCCGAACTCGCCGGCCTCGCCCTCGGGCACACCGTCGTCGCCGACCGCTTCACCGGCACCGCGCCGCTGCCCACCGCCGCCGCGCGCGACCTCGGCGCCCTCGGCCCGGTCGCCCGCGCGAGCGGCGTGGACGCCGACGCCCGCCGCGACCATCCCTTCACCGACCTGCGCCCGGCGCTGACCGTCCCCACCGCCGGGACCGGCGACGTGCTGGCCCGCTTCCAGATCCGCGTGCGCGAGATCGCCGCGTCGATCGAGATCGTCCGCGACCTCGCCTACGCGATGAACCCCGGCCTGGTCTCCGCCTGGCCCCCGACCACCCGCCCCCGGCGCGCGGCCGGCGTCGGGATCGTGGAGGGCTGGCGCGGCGCCATCGTCCACCGCGTCGAACTCGCCCCGGACGGGACGCTGACCCGAGTGAAGATCGTGGACCCGTCGTTCCTCAACTGGCCGGCCCTGCCGGTGGCGCTCAGCGGCACGATCGTCCCCGACTTCCCGCTGGTCAACAAGAGCTTCAACCTCTCCTACGCCGGCAACGACCTCTGA
- a CDS encoding SRPBCC family protein, which produces MGKVVVTAEATLQASPARVLDALGDYTGVRSRMLTEHFSEYEVREGGQGAGTVVHWKLAATSKRVRDCLFTASTPDESRLVERDANSSMVTTWTVSPADGGARVQVTTTWDGAGGIGGFFERTFAPKGLRSIYDAQLAKLSTEVAT; this is translated from the coding sequence ATGGGAAAAGTCGTGGTCACCGCGGAAGCGACCTTGCAGGCGAGCCCGGCGCGGGTGCTCGACGCGCTCGGCGACTACACGGGCGTCCGGTCCCGGATGCTGACCGAGCACTTCAGCGAGTACGAGGTGCGGGAGGGCGGCCAGGGCGCGGGCACGGTCGTGCACTGGAAGCTGGCGGCGACCAGCAAGCGGGTGCGCGACTGCCTGTTCACCGCGAGCACCCCCGATGAGAGCCGGCTGGTCGAGCGGGACGCCAACTCGTCCATGGTCACCACCTGGACGGTCTCCCCGGCGGACGGCGGCGCGCGCGTCCAGGTCACGACGACCTGGGACGGCGCGGGCGGCATCGGCGGGTTCTTCGAGCGCACCTTCGCCCCCAAGGGCCTGCGGAGCATCTACGACGCGCAGCTGGCCAAGCTGAGCACCGAAGTCGCCACATGA
- a CDS encoding SLC13 family permease: MATLSIIVLVALFAATLLPAFDLGLGALAAAFLLGLAADVATDEVTGFFPADFFVLIVGVTALFAVAHLNGTLDWLLDLLLRLVRGRLVLIVLVPFVIGAVLTAVGTLPAAATAIVSPIALGFAARYRISPLIAAVLGITGIIGGLLSPLAVYGVTARELSEKQGIALPGSAPLTFLLGGLVTGLVVCAALLVVGTRTGAVPPGRITAPPQALTSDGPAAPAPAGTREGAGARALTVACLLAVVALSVGFDMNVGYLGLTAALVLQLALRLPSGEILSRIPWNVVLLIGGLLTYVGLMQHLGAFKQISDLLRVGGSPLLSLLVLCYIAGVTSFAASSIAVFITTMPLLPPLVADGVSPVGGVLALALASVLVDINPLGITGGLILGAAEPSARPRLFRQLLVYGLVSIPIAPLLTWLAFGWW, encoded by the coding sequence ATGGCAACCCTGTCCATCATCGTGCTGGTCGCCCTGTTCGCGGCGACCCTTCTCCCCGCGTTCGACCTCGGGCTCGGCGCGCTCGCCGCCGCGTTCCTGCTCGGCCTCGCCGCCGACGTCGCCACCGACGAGGTGACGGGCTTCTTCCCCGCCGACTTCTTCGTGCTGATCGTCGGGGTGACCGCCCTGTTCGCGGTCGCCCACCTCAACGGCACCCTGGACTGGCTCCTCGACCTGCTGCTGCGGCTCGTCCGCGGGCGGCTCGTGCTCATCGTGCTGGTCCCGTTCGTCATCGGCGCCGTGCTCACCGCGGTCGGCACGCTGCCCGCCGCCGCGACCGCCATCGTGTCCCCGATCGCGCTGGGCTTCGCCGCCCGGTACCGGATCTCGCCGCTGATCGCCGCCGTCCTCGGCATCACCGGGATCATCGGCGGGCTGCTGTCGCCGCTCGCCGTCTACGGCGTCACCGCGCGGGAGCTGAGCGAGAAGCAGGGCATCGCGCTGCCGGGCTCGGCGCCGCTGACGTTCCTGCTCGGCGGCCTGGTCACCGGGCTGGTCGTGTGCGCGGCCCTGCTGGTCGTCGGCACCCGCACGGGCGCCGTGCCGCCGGGCCGGATCACCGCCCCGCCCCAGGCCCTCACCTCGGACGGCCCCGCCGCGCCGGCGCCGGCGGGCACGCGCGAGGGGGCCGGGGCCCGCGCCCTGACGGTCGCCTGCCTGCTCGCGGTCGTCGCGCTCTCGGTCGGCTTCGACATGAACGTGGGCTACCTCGGCCTGACCGCGGCGCTGGTGCTGCAACTGGCGCTCCGGCTGCCGTCCGGCGAGATCCTGTCGCGGATCCCGTGGAACGTCGTCCTGCTGATCGGCGGCCTGCTGACCTACGTCGGCCTGATGCAGCACCTCGGCGCGTTCAAGCAGATCAGCGACCTGCTCAGGGTGGGCGGATCGCCGCTGCTCAGCCTGCTGGTGCTGTGCTACATCGCCGGGGTGACCTCGTTCGCCGCCAGCTCCATCGCGGTGTTCATCACGACGATGCCGCTGCTGCCCCCGCTGGTGGCCGACGGCGTGTCCCCGGTCGGCGGCGTGCTCGCCCTCGCGCTGGCCTCGGTGCTGGTCGACATCAACCCGCTCGGCATCACCGGCGGCCTGATCCTCGGCGCCGCCGAACCCTCGGCGCGGCCCCGCCTGTTCCGCCAGCTCCTGGTCTACGGCCTCGTCTCGATCCCCATCGCGCCGTTGCTCACCTGGCTCGCGTTCGGCTGGTGGTGA
- a CDS encoding NUDIX hydrolase, producing the protein MTSAPPGGRTAGDPAPGEHYRRRTARVLLVDDADRVLLFRWPLTAGDPGAGYCWITPGGGVEQGETLRVAAARELREETGLAVSPGDLGPRVAVTSGHADLGWAEGLFRDDFFFYRTAAGDIDTAGFTQIERELVGAHRWWTLGELAGAREPVYPFGLAELLTGLLSGTVPAEPVRLPWHH; encoded by the coding sequence ATGACGAGTGCGCCGCCCGGCGGCCGCACCGCCGGCGATCCGGCGCCCGGCGAGCACTACCGCAGGCGCACCGCCCGGGTGCTGCTCGTGGACGACGCCGACCGCGTCCTGCTGTTCCGCTGGCCGCTGACCGCCGGCGACCCCGGGGCGGGGTACTGCTGGATCACTCCGGGCGGCGGCGTCGAGCAGGGCGAGACGCTGCGCGTCGCGGCGGCCCGCGAGCTGCGCGAGGAGACCGGCCTGGCCGTCTCCCCCGGCGACCTCGGCCCGCGGGTCGCCGTGACCTCCGGGCACGCCGACCTCGGCTGGGCCGAGGGCCTGTTCCGGGACGACTTCTTCTTCTACCGCACGGCCGCCGGCGACATCGACACCGCGGGGTTCACCCAGATCGAACGCGAACTCGTCGGCGCCCACCGGTGGTGGACGCTGGGCGAGCTGGCCGGCGCGCGGGAACCGGTCTACCCGTTCGGACTCGCCGAGCTGCTCACCGGCCTGCTCTCCGGCACCGTCCCGGCCGAGCCCGTCCGCCTCCCCTGGCACCACTGA
- a CDS encoding tannase/feruloyl esterase family alpha/beta hydrolase produces MPVVRRSCVVSALLGPLLAVPLVAVAVPSAQADARCARMDRVRVPGAQRQVAACLDDLTTAGTVASGHTVPAQWTGLHAAATKNPSGVPGVQIDGYFRDDSSFNTTHGWNHDSQFVIRLPERWNGGLVVSGAPGTRLQYANDFTISDWVLAKGYAFASTDKGNNGATFFKDGRRPGDAIAEWYRRMTQLTVAAKTTVARHYGRPLRRTYAAGISNGGQLVRKALEDHPELYDGGLDSEGTYWPRDGGNNALVYLPVALRTYPKYAATGDPAAHAAMLKAGFAPGSEFLWDFNYSVLWDNTQRIYREEVDPAYDGALEAGVPYCESGTPNCDTDYRYYARPKSVHRAVKRLGMTGRIGKPLITVQGTLDTLLPIKVHGDAYDRKIREQGRGALHRYYRIEGASHLDLEYDMFPDRMRPLLPCMRTAFDALERWTAPRGGQAPPPSTTVPRRTSGNVVDTCAIS; encoded by the coding sequence ATGCCCGTCGTCCGCAGATCCTGCGTCGTCTCGGCCCTGCTGGGGCCGCTGCTGGCCGTCCCCCTGGTCGCGGTGGCCGTCCCGTCCGCGCAGGCCGACGCCCGCTGCGCCCGCATGGACCGGGTCCGCGTCCCCGGTGCGCAGCGGCAGGTCGCCGCCTGCCTGGACGACCTGACCACCGCCGGCACGGTCGCCTCCGGCCACACCGTCCCCGCCCAGTGGACGGGACTGCACGCGGCCGCCACGAAGAACCCGAGCGGCGTGCCGGGCGTCCAGATCGACGGCTACTTCCGGGACGACTCCTCGTTCAACACCACCCACGGCTGGAACCACGACTCCCAGTTCGTGATCCGGCTCCCGGAGCGGTGGAACGGCGGGCTGGTGGTCTCCGGGGCGCCGGGGACGCGGCTCCAGTACGCCAACGACTTCACCATCTCCGACTGGGTGCTGGCGAAGGGGTACGCGTTCGCCTCCACCGACAAGGGCAACAACGGCGCGACGTTCTTCAAGGACGGCCGCCGCCCCGGCGACGCCATAGCCGAGTGGTACCGCCGGATGACACAGCTCACCGTCGCCGCCAAGACGACCGTGGCCCGCCACTACGGCAGGCCCCTGCGCAGGACGTACGCCGCCGGCATCTCCAACGGCGGCCAACTCGTCCGCAAGGCCCTGGAAGACCACCCCGAGCTGTACGACGGCGGACTCGACTCCGAAGGCACGTACTGGCCGCGCGACGGCGGCAACAACGCGCTGGTCTACCTGCCGGTGGCGCTGCGCACCTACCCGAAGTACGCGGCGACCGGCGACCCGGCCGCGCATGCCGCGATGCTGAAGGCCGGCTTCGCCCCGGGCTCGGAGTTCCTGTGGGACTTCAACTACAGCGTCCTCTGGGACAACACGCAGCGCATCTACCGCGAGGAGGTCGACCCGGCCTACGACGGCGCCCTGGAGGCGGGCGTCCCCTACTGCGAGAGCGGCACGCCGAACTGCGACACCGACTACCGCTACTACGCGCGTCCCAAGAGCGTCCACAGGGCGGTGAAGCGGCTCGGGATGACCGGCCGCATCGGCAAGCCGCTGATCACGGTGCAGGGAACCCTGGACACGCTCCTGCCGATCAAGGTCCACGGCGACGCCTACGACCGCAAGATCAGGGAGCAGGGCCGGGGCGCGCTGCACCGCTACTACCGGATCGAGGGCGCCTCCCACCTGGACCTCGAATACGACATGTTCCCGGACCGGATGCGCCCGCTGCTGCCCTGCATGCGGACGGCGTTCGACGCCCTCGAACGCTGGACGGCCCCGCGCGGCGGCCAGGCGCCCCCGCCGAGCACGACCGTCCCGCGCCGGACGTCCGGGAACGTGGTCGACACCTGCGCGATCAGCTGA
- a CDS encoding CaiB/BaiF CoA-transferase family protein, whose product MPDGPLSGVRVLDVSTILAGPLASSLLGEFGAEVIKIEHPVEGDPARRYPPLEDGESAAWAMLARAKRSVTIDLHRPEAADLVGRLAAAADVVVTNFRPAALRRFRIDFDDLRTYRPDLVMVHVSAFGRTGPYADRPGFARVAEAFAGLTHRTGDPDRPPVFAGYPVADGVTGVYAAFAAMLALRQRDRTGEAQLADIPLYEPLLRMMEDFIVEYGATGESRGRQGNQNPHISPNSLYRTRDGRWLALPASTEQMWRRLVAVMDAPDLAVHDSMTARLEHREEIEARVAAFVAARDLDPLMALLRDAGVAAGPVNSAADICADPHIRARGSVVEVLDERTGRRRLMQAPAGRFSGFGAVIGGAAPALGEHTAEVLRDLAGLGDPEIADLRHRGVV is encoded by the coding sequence GTGCCTGACGGTCCGCTGAGCGGAGTGCGCGTCCTGGACGTGTCGACGATCCTGGCCGGCCCCCTGGCGTCCTCGCTGCTCGGCGAGTTCGGCGCCGAGGTGATCAAGATCGAGCATCCCGTCGAGGGCGACCCGGCGCGCCGCTACCCGCCACTGGAGGACGGCGAGTCGGCCGCCTGGGCGATGCTGGCCCGCGCCAAGCGGAGCGTCACGATCGACCTGCACCGCCCCGAGGCGGCGGACCTCGTCGGGCGGCTGGCCGCCGCCGCGGACGTCGTGGTGACCAACTTCCGCCCGGCGGCGCTGCGCCGCTTCCGCATCGACTTCGACGACCTGCGGACGTACCGGCCGGACCTGGTGATGGTGCACGTGAGCGCGTTCGGGCGCACCGGCCCCTACGCCGACCGGCCCGGCTTCGCCCGCGTCGCGGAGGCGTTCGCGGGCCTCACCCACCGGACCGGCGACCCGGACCGGCCGCCGGTCTTCGCGGGCTACCCCGTGGCCGACGGCGTCACCGGCGTCTACGCCGCGTTCGCGGCCATGCTCGCCCTGCGGCAGCGCGACCGCACCGGCGAGGCGCAACTCGCCGACATCCCCCTCTACGAGCCGCTGCTGCGGATGATGGAGGACTTCATCGTCGAGTACGGCGCCACCGGCGAGAGCCGTGGGCGCCAGGGCAACCAGAACCCGCACATCAGCCCGAACAGCCTCTACCGGACCCGCGACGGCCGCTGGCTGGCGCTGCCCGCCTCCACCGAGCAGATGTGGCGCCGGCTCGTCGCGGTCATGGACGCCCCCGACCTCGCCGTCCACGACTCCATGACCGCCCGGCTGGAGCACCGCGAGGAGATCGAGGCGCGGGTCGCCGCGTTCGTCGCCGCCCGCGACCTCGACCCGCTGATGGCGCTGCTGCGGGACGCCGGGGTCGCGGCGGGCCCGGTGAACTCGGCGGCCGACATCTGCGCCGACCCGCACATCCGCGCCCGCGGGTCGGTGGTGGAGGTGCTGGACGAGCGCACCGGCCGCCGCCGCCTCATGCAGGCGCCGGCCGGCCGCTTCTCCGGCTTCGGCGCCGTCATCGGCGGCGCCGCGCCGGCCCTCGGCGAGCACACCGCCGAAGTACTGCGCGACCTCGCCGGGCTCGGGGACCCGGAGATCGCCGATCTGCGCCACCGAGGAGTGGTCTGA
- a CDS encoding SAM-dependent methyltransferase — MSGEHHPEWVIDPETPSVARMYDYYLGGKDNFAADRAAADQVVAAMPNVLEFTRANRALLSRAVTMMAARGVRQFLDVGSGLPTQENVHEVAQRAAPGSRVIYVDNDPIVLAHARALLADNPLTTVVQADLREPETIIGHPEVKARIDFAQPVGLLLLAILHFIPDEERPADIVARLRAPLAPGSFLAVTHGHRGEVTQDVEDQVRSAYGRTGAGDIIPRGAGEVAALFAGTELVGPGVVQVADWREDAEPFGSDMSRPGFLAAVGRVV, encoded by the coding sequence GTGAGCGGTGAGCATCATCCGGAGTGGGTGATCGACCCCGAGACCCCCAGCGTCGCCCGGATGTACGACTACTACCTCGGCGGCAAGGACAACTTCGCCGCCGACCGCGCCGCCGCCGACCAGGTGGTCGCGGCCATGCCGAACGTCCTGGAGTTCACCCGCGCCAACCGCGCGCTGCTGTCGCGTGCCGTGACGATGATGGCCGCGCGCGGCGTGCGGCAGTTCCTCGACGTCGGGTCCGGGCTGCCGACGCAGGAGAACGTGCACGAGGTGGCGCAGCGGGCCGCGCCCGGCTCCCGCGTCATCTACGTCGACAACGACCCCATCGTCCTCGCGCACGCGCGGGCGCTGCTGGCCGACAACCCGCTGACCACCGTCGTCCAGGCCGACCTGCGCGAGCCGGAGACGATCATCGGCCACCCCGAGGTCAAGGCGCGGATCGACTTCGCGCAGCCGGTCGGGCTCCTGCTGCTGGCCATCCTGCACTTCATCCCGGACGAGGAGCGCCCCGCCGACATCGTGGCGCGGCTGCGCGCGCCGCTGGCGCCCGGCAGCTTCCTGGCCGTCACGCACGGCCACCGGGGCGAGGTCACGCAGGACGTCGAGGACCAGGTGCGCTCCGCCTACGGCAGGACCGGGGCCGGCGACATCATCCCGCGCGGGGCCGGCGAGGTGGCGGCGCTCTTCGCGGGCACCGAGCTGGTCGGCCCCGGCGTGGTGCAGGTCGCCGACTGGCGGGAGGACGCCGAGCCGTTCGGGTCCGACATGTCCCGGCCGGGGTTCCTCGCCGCCGTCGGACGGGTGGTGTGA
- a CDS encoding LysR family transcriptional regulator translates to MRVERARYFLAAVETGSLRAAAARCGVSQPAIGQQIGLLEEELDVVLLTRGRHGVRPTPAGQALIEPLGRLVAAEDAVRASAMETSGAYRGRVQIGGVSVAAETIIAPVVGRLRERHPGLRFGVREGASGAIEDAVLDGELDFGVVTMPQSPAAPRLSRTPLVSAPLGIFVRTDHPLAGRGQVHWRDLGTWPIVTMRAGTVMWETLHRHVAEPDVVVQAMSARTVKVMVAQGAGLGVLARFPTSADIAGLVWLPLRDAPPVQLCLTQRRDGRPSPSALIVRRLIRAEADGLAGRGAEPPGVS, encoded by the coding sequence ATGCGTGTCGAACGGGCGCGGTACTTCCTGGCCGCCGTCGAGACCGGGTCGCTGCGCGCGGCCGCCGCCCGGTGCGGCGTCAGCCAGCCCGCGATCGGGCAGCAGATCGGGCTGCTGGAGGAGGAGCTCGACGTCGTCCTGCTCACCCGCGGCCGGCACGGCGTGCGGCCGACACCGGCCGGCCAGGCGCTGATCGAGCCGCTCGGCCGGCTCGTCGCCGCCGAGGACGCGGTGCGCGCGTCGGCGATGGAGACGAGCGGCGCCTACCGGGGCCGGGTCCAGATCGGCGGCGTCTCGGTGGCCGCGGAGACGATCATCGCCCCAGTGGTGGGGCGGCTGCGGGAGCGGCATCCGGGGCTGCGGTTCGGCGTCCGCGAGGGCGCCTCGGGCGCGATCGAGGACGCCGTGCTCGACGGCGAGCTGGACTTCGGGGTCGTCACCATGCCGCAGAGCCCGGCGGCGCCGAGGCTGAGCAGGACGCCGCTCGTCTCCGCCCCGCTCGGGATCTTCGTCCGCACCGATCATCCGCTCGCCGGGCGCGGGCAGGTCCACTGGCGCGACCTCGGGACCTGGCCGATCGTCACCATGCGGGCGGGCACGGTGATGTGGGAGACGCTGCACCGGCACGTCGCCGAACCCGACGTCGTCGTCCAGGCCATGTCGGCGCGCACCGTCAAGGTGATGGTCGCGCAGGGGGCCGGGCTCGGCGTCCTCGCCCGCTTCCCCACCTCGGCCGACATCGCGGGCCTGGTCTGGCTGCCGCTGCGGGACGCGCCGCCCGTCCAGCTGTGCCTGACCCAGCGGCGGGACGGGCGGCCCTCGCCGTCCGCGCTCATCGTCCGGCGGCTCATCCGCGCGGAGGCGGACGGGCTCGCCGGACGCGGGGCGGAGCCGCCCGGGGTCAGCTGA
- a CDS encoding cytochrome P450 — MLPLGFLFSRAFSEDPYSAYAELRASGPVHPIDFPEGATAFLVVDHEHGRAALSDPRLSKDVAHSAVPVNGEQFFGGTMLAMDPPDHTRLRGLMAKAFTSRRVERLRPRVEEIAGGLLDGIAARGAADLIEDLAVPLPVQVICELLGVPASDRARFREWTAVLTVPALTSEARAHRREVARAFNGYLTEVIAERRARPEDDLVSALIGARDGDAALTEPELLAAIALLLIAGHETTVNLIGNGVLALLREPEQAELLRARPELLPSAIEELLRYDGPVERASQRIALEDLEIAGTFVPKGAWVHVSLGAADRDPAVFDDPDRLDVTRAPKRHVAFGHGLHFCLGAPLARLEGQIAIGGLLDRFPDLALAVPADDLRHHRTGSIVRGLVALPVRV; from the coding sequence ATGCTGCCGCTCGGGTTCCTGTTCAGCCGGGCGTTCAGCGAGGACCCGTACTCCGCCTACGCGGAGCTGCGGGCCTCCGGGCCGGTCCATCCGATCGACTTCCCCGAGGGGGCCACCGCGTTCCTGGTGGTCGACCACGAGCACGGCCGCGCGGCCCTGAGCGATCCGCGCCTGTCCAAGGACGTCGCGCACAGCGCCGTCCCGGTGAACGGCGAGCAGTTCTTCGGCGGCACCATGCTCGCCATGGACCCGCCCGACCACACCCGGCTGCGCGGGCTGATGGCCAAGGCGTTCACGTCCCGGCGGGTGGAGCGGCTGCGGCCCCGCGTCGAGGAGATCGCCGGCGGGCTGCTGGACGGCATCGCGGCGCGCGGCGCGGCGGACCTCATCGAGGACCTCGCCGTCCCGCTGCCGGTGCAGGTCATCTGCGAGCTGCTCGGCGTGCCCGCCTCCGACCGGGCCCGGTTCCGCGAGTGGACGGCCGTGCTGACCGTCCCGGCGCTGACCTCCGAGGCCCGCGCCCACCGCCGCGAGGTCGCCCGCGCCTTCAACGGCTACCTGACCGAGGTCATCGCCGAGCGGCGCGCCCGCCCGGAGGACGACCTGGTCAGCGCGCTGATCGGCGCCCGCGACGGGGACGCCGCGCTGACCGAACCCGAGCTGCTCGCCGCCATCGCGCTGCTGCTCATCGCCGGGCACGAGACCACGGTCAACCTCATCGGCAACGGCGTGCTCGCACTGCTCCGGGAGCCCGAGCAGGCGGAACTGCTCCGGGCCCGGCCCGAGCTGCTGCCGTCCGCGATCGAGGAGCTGCTGCGCTACGACGGCCCGGTCGAGCGGGCCAGCCAGCGCATCGCCCTGGAGGACCTGGAGATCGCGGGCACCTTCGTCCCGAAGGGCGCCTGGGTGCACGTCTCGCTCGGCGCGGCCGACCGCGACCCGGCCGTGTTCGACGACCCCGACCGGCTGGACGTGACGCGCGCCCCCAAGCGGCACGTCGCCTTCGGCCACGGGCTCCACTTCTGCCTCGGCGCGCCGCTGGCCCGCCTGGAGGGCCAGATCGCCATCGGCGGCCTGCTCGACCGCTTCCCGGACCTGGCCCTCGCCGTCCCGGCTGATGATCTGCGGCACCACCGCACCGGCTCCATCGTCAGAGGCCTGGTCGCCCTGCCCGTCCGCGTCTGA